The following is a genomic window from Malus sylvestris chromosome 12, drMalSylv7.2, whole genome shotgun sequence.
GGCATTACTCTTCCTAATCTCCAAATATTTGCCGGTGGTGACAACAAATTCACAGGAAATATTCCTGTATCATTGTCAAATGCTTCTAGACTACAAGTTTTTTCCTTTCCTAAAAATGGTCTTACTGGAACACTCCCTGCTGAAAATTTTGGATCCTTAAAAAACTTAGTTAAGCTAAACCTTGGTGCAAATAGACTGGGAAGTGGGAAAGCTGGCGACcttaactttctcaaattcttgcCTAATTGTACAAATCTTGAGTGGTTAATTCTTGCGGAAAATCAATTTGGAGGAGAATTGCCTGTGTCCATTTCCAATCTTTCTACCACATTAAGATCTCTTACTCTGGGGGGAAATTTGATACATGGAAGCATCCCTTTGGGTATTGGAAATCTTGTAAACTTGACCACTATCCAAATGCAGTATAACTATTTCAGTGGTAGTCTCCCTGAAGAAATTGGGAGGCTTAAGAAGTTGGAAGGAATATTTTTGGGCGGCAACAATCTTTCTGGGCCAATCCCGTCGTCCCTAGGTAACTTGACTTCATTGTTAAAGCTCCATCTAGAAGTCAATAGATTTGCGGGATATATACCACCAAGTCTAGGAGACTGCCATAATCTACTAGAGCTCGATTTGGCTGGTAACAGTCTAACAGGCACCATACCTAAAGAGATTTTTGGGCTTTCAtccctttcaatttttttgagaATGTCTAACAATCATTTGATTGGTTCACTGCCGTCTGAAGTTGGTATTTTGGTAAATCTAGTAGAGCTAGATGTATCAGGAAACAATTTATCAGCTGAAATTCCCCCAACCCTCGGCAGTTGTATTATGTTGGTGCGTTTGTATTTAGGAGGTAATGAGTTTCAAGGAATAATTCCTCAATCTCTTAAAAGTTTAAGAAGCCTGGAAGAGATGGATCTTTCGCGCAATAACTTATTCGGGCAGATTCCTGAATTTCTGAGCAAGTTTAGATTTCTTAGGCATCTCAACCTTTCATATAACAATTTCGAGGATAAAATGCCTGAAGAAGGAATCTTTTCAAATGCAATTGGTCTCTCAATTCTTGGAAATCCTAAGCTCTGTGGTGGCAGCTCGAAATTACATTTACCTGCTTGCCCCAACATAAAGCCTCATTCATCTCAAGGACTACTTGCCCGAAAAGTAGTCATCCCAGTAGCTTGTGCACTTGCCTTCATAATTGCTATGTCTTGCTTCATTGTTGCCTGCTCCATGCTTAAAAAGCGAAGAGGTATACCTACAACTTCACGTTCTTATAAGGATTGGAAATCAGGAGTCTCTTACTCAGAACTTGTTGAATCAACTAACGGGTTCTCTAGGGAAAATCTTATTGGTTCAGGAAGTTTTGGTTCTGTGTACAAAGGAATAGCCCCCGGTAATGGAACTCTAGTTGCAGTAAAGGTATTAAACCTTCAACAACAAGGAGCATCCAAGAGTTTTATGAATGAATGCAAAGCTTTGAGAAGAATAACACACCGTAATCTTCTCAAGGTCATAACTTCATGCTCAAGCATTGACGATCAGGGTCAAGATTTCAAAAGTCTAGTTTTGGAGTACATGGTGAATGGAAGCCTAGATATGTGGTTGCATCCGAGAGATGATGAGCAATCTCAAAGCAAGAGATTGAGCCTTATCCAAAGACTCAATATTGCAATTGATGTTGCTTTAGCATTGGATTATCTTCACCATCGTTGCGAAACTTCAATTGTTCATTGTGATATGAAGCCAAGTAATGTTCTTCTTGACGAAGATATGGTAGCTCACGTTGGTGACTTTGGTTTAGCAAGGTTCCTCTTGGCAGAGTCTGATGATCCATCTCAAAGTCAAACTATGTCAACCGGGTTAAGGGGTTCGATAGGTTACATTCCTCCAGGTATGAGTTTCTATCACTCAGTGTTTTCTCTTCCTAATAACTTATCACTAGGCCAAATTAAGTCCTAATGTTAGTATTGAATGGCAGAGTATGGCATGGGAGGTCAAGTTTCCATCTTTGGAGATATTTATAGCTTTGGAATATTGTTGCTAGAAATAtttacaggaagaaaacctaCAGATGACATGTTCAACGATGGTCTAAGCATTCGCCAGTTCGCTACCATGGCGATACCTGACCATGCCATTGACATAGTTGACCCTTCATTGCTCATTGAATGTGGAGATGTAGATGGCAGCCGACTTAAAGCAAGAAGGTTGGAGGAATGCTCAGTTACAGTGATTCAAATCGGACTCTCATGCTCTACAATATCACCGTCGGAGcggatgcttatggatgttgttgtcaacaaattgaagaaaattagagAATCATATCTCAATTTAAGAGGTAGAGGCTAGAAATATAAATGTAAGCCCCATTCTCGTAGACACTGTTGTGCAAGAAAATTGTGATTAACCACCTTTCGATCTTAATCCAACAGTGGAGGATTGAAGATCGAATGGTGGGTGACCACAATTTTTTTCAACCACAGGGTCTAGGATAACGGGACTGCAAGAAATCATTTGAATAAGGATATTATATGTATCAAATTTGTGTGACATCATGTAAGGTTGAACTCTGTTATCTTTATCCCGAGTTCACAGGTAACACAAAAATCTCTGTTGTTACTGGTATCAGTTTGACCCTTAATCAGTCATGTGATGTTACTAATCGGCATGCTATAATATAGTTGGACGAAAAAATGTTTTAATATTCATGAACTGAAGATGGTGTTAATGACAAACGCATAAGTTAAAACATGAATGAAATGGTAACACCGGAAAACTTTCTACCCATAAGTTAAAAGGTTTCCCTATCAGAAGTTTGAGTCAAAATCTTAAAGTAGCATATCATTTCAAAGATTTATTGGAAACATAGGATCTGATCGCAAATATTCTTCTACCCATTGTAACGGTCAGAAGCTAAAGTTCGGTATACTTGTAATTATAAAACGAAGGTTAAAAGAGATTATGGGCAATAGCAAGGAATTATCAGGACTTCGGATTAAAAGCAAGAATGGGATACCCATTGCTACAAAAGGAATGAACATTTCAATTGTTGAATTGAATCCAGTAAACAAAACACGGTCTcaaaaaattcattatcttattcTCAAACCAGGATTACTGGAGAACGCGCATCAAAATCTGACCATTCTGGCAGGAGCCTTTGTTCTTCGCAAGTAATATATTGCCTCAGTTTGAGAAGTACAGCGAACTGTCGCAAATTTAGAGTATTCTGGGAAAGACCTGCAACATAGTTTcgaatgaataaaataaaaatctagtACAGTAAGAGTATTTTACAaatgatatatacatatatgtgtcaTTCACAATCCATTCAGCATACCTGAAAATAATAACTCCAAAATACGAAGAATCGATCTGCATATGAGGGATTCCTTCAATAAAACCTGATAATAGAAATCAAGTCCATTTTAGGTGATAGCAAATTAATTTTGAGTTACATTCAAATATTGATGGCATATACTTGACATAGGGGAAATAATAACTCCAAAATACGAAGAATCGATCTGCATATGAACATATGGAGCTTGTTTCTCTTCGATCAATAGACTCAATACATATGCCAGCCTCAGTTACTGACTTTCTTGTGAAGGCTCATGCAAACAtactaaaacaaaaattcacTAGGTTGCCACATAATAGTCCCAGCGATTCTGTTTTCACGAAGAAGCAACTGTATCCAGGTAATATTTATGTGTTATCCAGATCAAAAAACCCTACTTAAACAGAAGAATTTGAATTCATTAGGTTCAGCCTTGAAAGCCGAATATATGGCACTCTCAGGATGAATATGCTATCAGTGTTTTAAGGCATCAATCCTGTCTTACTACTTAGTCCATTCCACAAAGCAAGCAATTTTGTTGCATGAAGACCAACTCCGAACACAACCAACTTGATCAAACATTTCATTAAAATCAAACCTTGACTTACAGTTTTTCCATCATGGGAAGTAAGATTGTCCCAATGCGATCAGTTAGCCTGTCATTTACAAACCCAGAATCAACACACTACGACACAAAATAGGCGCACAACAATCATATCCTATCAAAGCATCCATGGCACCATTACCCTCTCCAATTTATACAAGGGGGCCCTTCCTGGAAATCACCCTAGCTGCATTATCAAAAGCTTTCCATGACTGGAACTGCACTACCCTAACAACCGAAATGCATACCCAAATCATCAACCAAACAATTTTGTAGCATCTAAACAAATTTATCTATTGCATTGCATAACAAATTATCAATTTACTGGGAAATAAACAAAATGGAGAATACGCAATTTACAGTCCCATCGGCCTGAAGGCTCGATTGTAATCAACTTTAACAGAAATGAAATTACAACACGTTGCCACATTCATCATTTGAAATCAAATcgccaaaaccctaaaccctaacttGCATATGGAAATGAAATTACAGAAATGCCCGCAGCAGCCGGCAGGTCAATTTATAATACCTGCGGTTGTGGTTCGAAGAGATGGATCGATTGGTGAGGCATCCTGCTTCTGATCGGACGGCGAAGGCTCCAGAGAATGATCAGACGGCGGAGAGTCTTGAGGTGGGTACTCCGCTTCCGTCGAGAACCGTCTCGCCAAACTTGTGTGAGGATGGTGGTTGTCGTTTTGGAAAAGTGGAATTGGACAAGTGCCCCGCAGTTGTAGCGAAATTATAAACTCTGCCCCTTTTAAATTTATAGCAGGCTGTTGCTTTTCTTTCATTATATTGTGTTTGAGAAAAGCTCAGGTTTGAAATGTCTTCAGCTTGGCCCAAAATAATGAATAGTCTTCTACTAGCAGGCCCAAGTGAAGCTAAACAAGTATACAATGTACGGAAATTCCATCAGGCGGACTCTCTTGATGCACACCCGGGTGTTAGTGTGAGTGATCAGTCGACCGGCCTAATAAAGCAAAATAAGTATGTAATGCACGAAAATTCTCTTTGCGGACTCTACTGGTGCACATCAAGTGGGGGTGGCCAATTGACCACCCCGGTTGAAGCAAAATAAGTATATTACGTTATTGAAATTTTCTCTTGTAGACTCTAACGGtgcacttgaaaaataaataagttttgtaCGTCCGTTAGAGTAGCTATAGGCATCGAGagtactatttttctttttacccAAGTGGTGTGGGGAAGAATAAATACATCATAGGACACCAACTGCAAAAGTGAATGTTCTTAATCCTTTAAATTACAAGGCGGTTGCCAATAAAATAATGATAGCCTTCATTCAAAGGGATCcctatttttaatataaaaataggaACTAGTTGGCGGACCTACTCTATAttgaatttcaacaatccaaaacatttatttttcaagtcttCATTCATAGATAATCTTCGCAAAATGGTAATTCAATCTCgaaaccgtttacccatttgaTTATCTtaatgaaatttcaatgtttcttagaacacaatgtttgtcaatttctttgacCTCAATTAGATACCTCAAACATTTCCGATTTTGCCAATTTTTTGTAACGATAATTAATTAAgtgtaacttgaaaaataaactgtttggatcgttgaaattggATGTAAAATGGGCCCCATAACTGGATCCCGTTTCTACCAAACAATGAAGACCCCTTTAGCTAAAGGGCTTGATATAATactattacttttttttaaacaacctatattatctacactaaagcaGAAGATGATGAGTTTAGTTTTACAATGAATTAGCAATAAGAtgtttcaaatttgtctttatCGATGTAAATCTACTTTAAAGATTGATTTGTTCTGCTCCAAGATTCCTTCAGAGGTCCTTCTTTCATACAGGTTTTGAATACTAAAATCGATGTGAAGCTTCATAATGTcttttgtgtaaataaatagCGAGCGAATAACTTATTgttctaaatttgtagacacCACCTCGCGTTGCTCTGACTGGAGATGTTGTACGTACTTGTAGGTAATTGTATTCTTCCCTATTTTACTTTAAATAGCAATCTGAACTCGATAGGTTTGATTTCTAACTCATGGAAAAGTTTACCTTTAGcttaggggtgtgctattcacataccctattttacttcttacacatcccttgataatttatgtctgttgatcttcttcaattcatccgatctgacagacgaaaactaaaaaggtgtgtgagaagtaaaatgggatgtgtggatatcacaccccttagtTTATTGCTTCGTTTGATTCTATGATTTTACAACTCATTAGTGATTACTTTGGTGTGAGAAAATTTTCTCAATGAGCTAATTTATACCAATAGTATTTTTGATGATTCAAATAATATATTAtgtttcgaccaaaaaaaaaactaatgaaaatggcttgaaaacttttaagttttaacgataaggacaaaataaatggtaaagtgaataatatcaggattgactttttagtataaaaatgtggtttttcgttaaacaGTACcaagaacttttcgttaaagttaaaaaaaaaaaaaaaaagagtataaTGTGTTATGTATTGACTTGGTTTTGACATATGTGgctctttttccttctttccgTTGGATTCAGCACGGTATAAATTATGAAATCCTCTCTTactttcaacaacaacaatgtatatgaaaaattgttttactTTAAAAATTGATGGAGACTAGAAGCATTGTTCTCAAAAAggttaaaattacaaaatagagATTACATATCGAAATACTAAATTGTTTCCCTCGCTTATGCTTCAATGGACGCTGCCTGAacctagacctgtaaacggatCGGGTTTATTaggtttgggtcgggttcaacccgacccgttaagttaacgggtcatccgaacccaacccgttaagctaatggATCATCCGAACCCGActcgttaagctaacgggtcagccgtttcacccgttaacaattattattattttttttttgcataaagtttattttttgttattaagactttactaaaattactaaaatatccttaactaacgggtgttaacgggtcctaacgggtctaacgggttgacccaaagtgacccgttatttaacgggttcacccgttagcgacccgacccgttaagcatccacccaaatacaaatattaacgggttgggtcggatcgggttaacgggttgggtccaaaatgccaggcctaCCTGAACCATACAACACAAAAAGGCATGAACATTATAGAGAGCGCAAGTACTGCGAGTAAATCAATGGCACTGTCGTGGGAGTGCCTAAGCAGAATTTTCAGACAACCGGCAGCTCTATTGAGGTGGCTCCTCCTCGTCACCGTGGAAGAAGAGATGTCGTTGCCTTGCTTGTTGAAATTGTTATTCTGGATAGAATCTGCACAAGAGTTGTCCTTGCCTTGCCGCTTGTTGAAATTTTCGTTCTTGAGAGACATAGAATCCTCGAACCTGGCCTTGAGTATGGCCAAGCGTAATTCCTTCTCTTGGCTGTTGAGGCTGCCGCGTTCAATCCCCCTCAGGCCCCAAATAATGAATAGTCTTCTATGAGCAGGCCCAAGTGAAGCTAAACAAGCATGCAATGTATGGAAATTCTATCATGCGGAATTTCTTTGGTGCATATCGGGGTGTTAGTGTGAGTGATTGGTCGATCAGCCTAAGAGCAGTTacatccctaaaaaaatgcgtcAGTACCAAACCTATTTAATCCACTCAGTGAACAGTGATAGACTTCAataaacagtaataggccaaatgcATCTCCGTCCCTAAAAAAATAGTctggtcaattttattaaaatattattattttttattataaaataataaaaaataattattttatttttaatttctacgAGGAAGACACAGTGAAGAAAAACAGAATCACAAAATCCCTCGCATTCCACTTCCTCACCGTCTTTGCTTCGACTCTCAAACTATTGGCCCTTCTCAGCGCTTCGACCTCCTTCAACAAATCGAACTCCAACCCTTTCTTCTTTAGCTCCTCAATGCACTTTCCCAGTAGGTTCTTATCCTCATTTTCTCTCTGCAACAACTTCTCCAGGTACCCCCTCCGTGTTGCTTTTATACCTTATCGCCCAAATGATCCCCAACGAGAAGCAGAGAGAGCAGAGCGACGAGATCCAGGACGTGCGACACGCGAACCCGTGCGGGTCCCGCAACAAGGAACTGAAGAGAAGGGTGAGAGTCGCGGagtggaagaggaagaagaagatgaagagcaTCGTGATCTCCTTTCAAACCGAGTCGATTTGGGACTCCTTGATATTAGGATTTCAGCTTGCTGACGTTATACGGGCCGGTCCATGGCTCTGCCAATTTTGGGCTGGCCTAAAGACTAGTTTGGACTAGGTGCCAGCCTATCTGCTGGGCTGGAGTGGAATGGCTAGGTGCCGGGCCAATAATTTGGCTGGGTGCTGGCCTATTTGTTCCCCAATGGAACTACTCTAATGAAGCAAAATAAGTATGCAATACACGGAAATCTCTTTGCGGACTCTATTGGTGCACATCAAGTGGGGGTGGCCAATTGACCACCCCCGGATGAAGCAAATAAGTATATTAATTACATTATTGAAATTCTCTCTTGTAGACTCTAATGGTGcacctaaaaaataaataagttttgtaAATCCATCAAAGGAGCCATAGGCATCGATagtactatttttctttttacccAAGTGTTGCGGGGGAGAATAAATACATCATAGGACACCAACTACAAAAGTGAATGTTCTTAATCCTTTAAATTACAAGGCGGTTGCCACTATAAAATAATGATAGCCTTCATTCAAAGGGATCtccatttttttaaatataaaaatgggAACTAGTTGGCGGGCCTACTCTACATtgaacttcaacgatccgaaacgtttatttttcaagtctttattcatagatcattcttgcaaaatgGTCATTCAATCTCgaaaccgtttacccatttgattctcttgatgaaatttcaatgtttcttaGAACACAATGTTTATCAATTTCTTTGATCTCAATTAGATACCTCAAACATTTCTGATTTTGccaatattttgtaaggatgattaATGaagtgtgttgatgcacaaaaccggatggtcttggtacaacgtaaatccgaccgtgaatctgcaagtaatgtaaataacacaagatgtatcgtggttcaccccaaggtttgggctacgtccacactgattctgtatttatttgagggaatagagagggagatggtgagagcttctgagagcttctgagggtgagagaggggatctcaggcctaggaattggcctccgagaGTGAGTGTGAGGCCTCTCTAGAAtgagggtaggagtccccttttatagaataaggggctcctcctcctttacaaagtatgggccttagtgtgaggcccaaatacaaggcccaaggcccaaatatacgaggccctaaatatggtataaacagtagtcccccaagtcttcagtcaagagagtcttttggctggagacttgaaattcagtccatgtgtgggccgaagtaactagatgtcgtctagaactaatgcttgatatgaggcggtgcccaatctgaaatgatgctcaactagaagtagcacatgttgcgaggccgctctgcttgtagcttgtgttgccttggttggctcagcttgtggcgttgaaggtgagggagtcccttttatagaataagggctatctcctcaatacataagtgatgggctagagttgatgctcgcagtgagacagttgctcagtaggcggcgatgctctctaatggtggtgagggagtcccttttatagaataagggctcgctcctcaatacataaatcatgggtgatctttcaatgaaagtgagggagtcccttttatagaataagggttcgctccttaatacataaataatgggctagagtcccccaagtatttttcatgaggcccagttgaggcccaatatatggtacataatgtagtcccccaagtcttcggtcaatagagtctgttggctggagacttcaaattgaatccatgtatgggccgaagtggcggttgttcggaggcggtctttgtagaccatgcactgaagctttgtaagtgaagctttgcaagtgaagctttgaagctatagctcttgtaaatgaagtctttgaagctagagctctgtaaattaagcttttgaagctgattgacatgagtgattctcatgaatgtttatgttgattgacatgagtgatgctcatgaatgttagcatgagtgatgctcatgaatgttgacatgaatgatggtcatgaatgtttatgtatgattgtcatgagtgatgttcatgaatgtttatgtatgaatgacatgagtagtgctcatgtatgatttgaagtactgggcgtacttttgatagCTTGATTGGAGcgattttgggcttatgggccttcgccctccacaacattccagtccaacccatttattttgggcttgtcgttgttcttctttcttttttttttttttttttttttttttttttttttttttttttttatttttttttttaccctctgatggggtttatacatattaccctcggatggggtttatacatatgtctccgaaagataataaattacatcattctggtagaatgtttattccttacttttgtttttctctttcttttctacttttcttttgtaattatcTCAGTGGGTAGCCATattttctgctttgctctttTCCACCGCAAATCTCATGTTGAAAGGGTAGCCATGCTTTCTGCTTTGCTCTTTTACTTTGCTTTGCTTGTGCTTTCCACTGCACCttcctctctgtctctgtctctgctGTCCATTTGTAAAAAGCATCTTTGGAGGTCATCACTCATGAGCTCCGCGACCACTTTCTTTGGAGGTCATCAACCCATATGTGCTTGCATGCACCTGATCCATTTAATCATAGAGAATTAATGGAAAGCATCGCCGGGCAAAAGTAAAAGCATACCAATTTCagtctccctttttctttttctttttttctattcTTTAGTAACAtcatgatctttttctttttctttttctattatgTTCCCACTGcctttctctctgtctctgtctcttaTGAATGTGAGCATAACTCCACCCCTTCTTCTGGTGACCCTGATGTAGAGGAAGACAGCTGCAGAAATGGTAGTGACAAGCCTGGCAATAATAATACCACCACCAGCCACCGAATTATTAGCTTTCCTTTCACCTTCTCCAGTGTTTCCACCCTTTCCAACAGGTCCCAAACGTCGGAAAGATGGAGCTTCCGTCGCTGCGACTTATTTCATGCTCTCACTATCCGACGACGGCTCTGCCGCAGTGGAAGCAAAGTGTTCTGTATCCCTGCCCAAATCATCAGATTTCTTGGCAGCCATTGTAGAAAACAGAAGGAACCCAGCAAGGAGGACAGAAATCAGACCAAGTCTTGCCATTAGGTTGAaagtttgagaatttgagaATCTGGGTATTAGTTGGCTTGGAATGTGACGCTTTTATATGCTAAATGACTGAACCTTTAGTTAGGGATTCGAGCAATGATGTTGAGGTTGAAGCTGGAGGTGAGCTGGTTGTTGGACTCTGTCTCTGACCTGTATCTGGAATCGTCTTCAGAGGCAGAACCCAATTGGGGATTTGACTTCGTGACTGCCGCAAAGGGTTTTTCttcatcctcttcttcttcctcttcaccTACGGTTTCATTGTCGGAGTCCTCCACCACGGCGGCTGGCAGGTTTTCTACAAGTTTCTTCGGAGCCatcggagagagaaagagagggtctTGAATTGGGAAAGCTTTGATTCTGTAACAGAGCCGAGGGACAAAAGCTTTTGTCCTCCACCTCGTCGTTATTTTCGAGGACAAAAGATTCCTCGCATGTGTCACGGATCGTCATTGCTGCAATCTGGTTTCGGGATTTTGGCTTGTGCTTGCTGATCATCTCCGTCTACTACAATTTCTGCGCTCAAAGCTGGTACTGGAGCATCATGGCGGCTGGTGTTTGCGGTGGAGAGCTGAAGCGCAGATCTTGGAGAGGAGATGGTGTGGAGAAGATGACGAGGAGCACATGTGTGGGGTTCGTGGTGGCGAATCCGAGAGAGGACGGAGATGATGGTCCTTGTTAATGGGCTCCGGGAGGTGGGTGCGGGCCTGGGTATATGTCTGGGCTCGCAGCTGCTGAAGCCTGAATCTTTTGGTTTGGATCTGCTGAGGCGTGATGGGTGTTGAAGCTGGAGAGGTGTCAGATCCGGATCATCGGGCGAGTTGGGCCGGGTTAACGAGTCAGCAGGCTCGAAGGTGGAGGGAACGTCTAAGAGAGACGGAGGGAGAAGCTGAGACCGTGCAGCAGAGAGATGTAGAGATGggattggctttttttttttttttttgtatctcagagagatagagagaatgaTCTGATGGAGAGTTGTGATTTTTGTTGGGAAAAACGGGAGAGTGTCGGTGCACTCACGGAGAGACGCAGAGATCTGAAGAAAATGAGATGATGGTTTGATGGGTTTTTTCTGGGTTCTTTTTGCAGATACACGGGGAAGATTGTgaaggtttcacggtggtgtgatgaaagattgaaagagaaccgatgtaacttttcgtgtcgattcccacagacggcgccaaatgttgatgcacaaaaccggatggtcttggtacaacgtaaatccgaccgtgaatctgcaagtaatgtaaataacacaagatgtatcgtggttcaccccaaggtttgggctacgtccacactgattctgtatttatttgagggaatagagagggagatggtgagagcttctgagagcttctgagggtgagagaggggatctcaggcctaggaattggcctccgagaGTGAGTGTGAGGCCTCTCTAGAAtgagggtaggagtccccttttatagaataaggggctcctcctcctttacaaagtatgggccttagtgtgaggcccaaatacaaggcccaaggcccaaatatacgaggccctaaatatggtataaacaaagtgcaacttaaaaaataaacagtttggatcgttgaagttGGATATGAAGTGGGCCCCAGAACTGGACCTTGTTTCTATCAAACAA
Proteins encoded in this region:
- the LOC126593906 gene encoding probable LRR receptor-like serine/threonine-protein kinase At3g47570 isoform X1, whose product is MEHARTTGGMLSLVKLFHGFILLCMSTRKGSAAFSSTSLGNETDHMALLNFKKSITQDPLHVMSSWNESVHFCGWVGVTCNHYTRRVFMLNLQDQKLTGSLPPSIGNLSYLARINLGSNSFRGEIPEEIGHLQSLHFLNLSHNSFSGKMPTNLSQCTQLKTIEFRYNELIGSIPNQLSSLLKLNHMGFDHNNLTGTIPIWIGNFSSLHHFDLSFNNLQGSIPNELGRLTRLRKFTLQGGNLSGIIPASIYNITSISMFGVVQNQLHGELPPNVGITLPNLQIFAGGDNKFTGNIPVSLSNASRLQVFSFPKNGLTGTLPAENFGSLKNLVKLNLGANRLGSGKAGDLNFLKFLPNCTNLEWLILAENQFGGELPVSISNLSTTLRSLTLGGNLIHGSIPLGIGNLVNLTTIQMQYNYFSGSLPEEIGRLKKLEGIFLGGNNLSGPIPSSLGNLTSLLKLHLEVNRFAGYIPPSLGDCHNLLELDLAGNSLTGTIPKEIFGLSSLSIFLRMSNNHLIGSLPSEVGILVNLVELDVSGNNLSAEIPPTLGSCIMLVRLYLGGNEFQGIIPQSLKSLRSLEEMDLSRNNLFGQIPEFLSKFRFLRHLNLSYNNFEDKMPEEGIFSNAIGLSILGNPKLCGGSSKLHLPACPNIKPHSSQGLLARKVVIPVACALAFIIAMSCFIVACSMLKKRRGIPTTSRSYKDWKSGVSYSELVESTNGFSRENLIGSGSFGSVYKGIAPGNGTLVAVKVLNLQQQGASKSFMNECKALRRITHRNLLKVITSCSSIDDQGQDFKSLVLEYMVNGSLDMWLHPRDDEQSQSKRLSLIQRLNIAIDVALALDYLHHRCETSIVHCDMKPSNVLLDEDMVAHVGDFGLARFLLAESDDPSQSQTMSTGLRGSIGYIPPEYGMGGQVSIFGDIYSFGILLLEIFTGRKPTDDMFNDGLSIRQFATMAIPDHAIDIVDPSLLIECGDVDGSRLKARRLEECSVTVIQIGLSCSTISPSERMLMDVVVNKLKKIRESYLNLRGRG
- the LOC126593906 gene encoding probable LRR receptor-like serine/threonine-protein kinase At3g47570 isoform X2 translates to MEHARTTGGMLSLVKLFHGFILLCMSTRKGSAAFSSTSLGNETDHMALLNFKKSITQDPLHVMSSWNESVHFCGWVGVTCNHYTRRVFMLNLQDQKLTGSLPPSIGNLSYLARINLGSNSFRGEIPEEIGHLQSLHFLNLSHNSFSGKMPTNLSQCTQLKTIEFRYNELIGSIPNQLSSLLKLNHMGFDHNNLTGTIPIWIGNFSSLHHFDLSFNNLQGSIPNELGRLTRLRKFTLQGGNLSGIIPASIYNITSISMFGVVQNQLHGELPPNVGITLPNLQIFAGGDNKFTGNIPVSLSNASRLQVFSFPKNGLTGTLPAENFGSLKNLVKLNLGANRLGSGKAGDLNFLKFLPNCTNLEWLILAENQFGGELPVSISNLSTTLRSLTLGGNLIHGSIPLGIGNLVNLTTIQMQYNYFSGSLPEEIGRLKKLEGIFLGGNNLSGPIPSSLGNLTSLLKLHLEVNRFAGYIPPSLGDCHNLLELDLAGNSLTGTIPKEIFGLSSLSIFLRMSNNHLIGSLPSEVGILVNLVELDVSGNNLSAEIPPTLGSCIMLVRLYLGGNEFQGIIPQSLKSLRSLEEMDLSRNNLFGQIPEFLSKFRFLRHLNLSYNNFEDKMPEEGIFSNAIGLSILGNPKLCGGSSKLHLPACPNIKPHSSQGLLARKVVIPVACALAFIIAMSCFIVACSMLKKRRGIPTTSRSYKDWKSGVSYSELVESTNGFSRENLIGSGSFGSVYKGIAPGNGTLVAVKVLNLQQQGASKSFMNECKALRRITHRNLLKVITSCSSIDDQGQDFKSLVLEYMVNGSLDMWLHPRDDEQSQSKRLSLIQRLNIAIDVALALDYLHHRCETSIVHCDMKPSNVLLDEDMVAHVGDFGLARFLLAESDDPSQSQTMSTGLRGSIGYIPPEYGMGGQVSIFGDIYSFGILLLEIFTGRKPTDDMFNDGLSIRQFATMAIPDHAIDIVDPSLLIECGDVDGSRLKARRLEECSVTVIQIGLSCSTISPSERMLMDVVFFHHGK
- the LOC126593907 gene encoding uncharacterized protein LOC126593907 isoform X2 translates to MKEKQQPAINLKGAEFIISLQLRGTCPIPLFQNDNHHPHTSLARRFSTEAEYPPQDSPPSDHSLEPSPSDQKQDASPIDPSLRTTTAGFIEGIPHMQIDSSYFGVIIFRSFPEYSKFATVRCTSQTEAIYYLRRTKAPARMVRF
- the LOC126593907 gene encoding uncharacterized protein LOC126593907 isoform X1, with amino-acid sequence MKEKQQPAINLKGAEFIISLQLRGTCPIPLFQNDNHHPHTSLARRFSTEAEYPPQDSPPSDHSLEPSPSDQKQDASPIDPSLRTTTAGFIEGIPHMQIDSSYFGVIIFRSFPESSKFATVHCTSQTESIYALLAKKKGPCQNGQILMRILQ